One Babylonia areolata isolate BAREFJ2019XMU chromosome 20, ASM4173473v1, whole genome shotgun sequence DNA segment encodes these proteins:
- the LOC143295022 gene encoding uncharacterized protein LOC143295022, producing the protein MTSLKPDVIHINMTTPRRLRYLLTKRAGQLGCAWLVVIPLLVFLLCQVYQLQLAIRCPSSSSSSRHDPSLQSCLQLFMSSSLTHTTTTTNVSSSLSSSSSSSSSSSGDDNEELGARSSVARLYELEQSVTERYLHVHLALAASSGRLHLGGVASAGGKQDPPLLTDVGTLRELRSFQPLLTPREKSHLLYLFQLFTEACESHGLTFFLLGDSLVGSLRHHGLTPWRDVSVTVGMGSERQVEVREVLEGVEGVWLLWPNPHSWSLRLRDVRPDPPSLSRMTYILIHFFRQNDTHVWVDTPGAAEKSEDQGQDLHRRRLFTADRHRVFPLSSRPFEGRMTPVPCDVTSVLSPAELRQCRGVVEDEEEGRLVDGGPLPCEVLSRVFPFVSRRVAVTSAGSRLEQVAVNGSLLDTVLVDRVCRRSEGPPPLRPIRAAAGSDDELPWFNST; encoded by the coding sequence ATGACCTCACTGAAACCTGACGTCATCCACATCAACATGACGACACCACGCCGACTCCGGTACCTGCTGACGAAGCGGGCTGGACAACTGGGATGCGCGTGGCTGGTGGTTATCCCTCTGCTCGTCTTCCTGCTGTGCCAGGTCTACCAGCTTCAACTGGCGATTCgatgtccctcctcctcctcctcctcccggcaCGACCCCTCCCTCCAGTCCTGCCTCCAGCTTTTCATGTCCAGTTCTctcacgcacaccaccaccaccactaacgtgtcatcatcattgtcgtcgtcgtcatcatcatcatcatcatcatccggtGACGACAATGAAGAACTAGGAGCACGATCGTCTGTGGCGAGGCTCTACGAGCTTGAACAGTCGGTGACCGAGCGCTACCTTCACGTGCACCTCGCTCTGGCCGCGTCCTCGGGAAGACTCCACCTGGGCGGGGTTGCCTCCGCGGGGGGGAAGCAAGATCCTCCTTTGTTGACCGACGTGGGAACTTTGCGGGAGCTCCGCAGCTTCCAGCCTCTGCTGACGCCCCGGGAGAAGTCCCACCTGCTCTACCTCTTCCAGCTATTCACCGAGGCCTGTGAGAGTCACGGGCTGACCTTCTTCCTGCTGGGAGACTCCCTCGTGGGATCCCTCCGTCACCACGGCCTCACCCCGTGGAGGGACGTCAGCGTGACGGTTGGGATGGGTTCCGAGCGGCaagtggaggtgagggaggtgctggagggggtggagggggtctggCTCCTGTGGCCCAACCCTCACAGCTGGAGCCTCCGCCTGCGCGACGTGCGCCCCGACCCGCCCTCCCTGTCGCGCATGACCTACATCCTCATCCACTTCTTCCGGCAGAACGACACTCACGTCTGGGTCGACACGCCCGGGGCGGCAGAGAAGAGTGAGGACCAGGGACAGGACCTCCACCGCCGCCGCCTCTTCACCGCCGACAGACACCGCGTGTTCCCGCTGAGCTCGCGGCCTTTCGAGGGTCGTATGACGCCCGTGCCTTGCGACGTCACTTCGGTGCTGAGCCCCGCGGAGTTACGGCAGTGTCGCGGGGtggtggaggacgaggaggaggggaggctGGTGGACGGGGGTCCCCTACCCTGTGAGGTCCTCTCCAGGGTCTTCCCCTTCGTGTCCAGGCGGGTGGCCGTTACGTCAGCGGGGTCCAGGTTGGAGCAGGTGGCGGTGAATGGGTCATTGCTGGACACGGTGCTCGTGGACCGTGTCTGTCGTCGTTCCGAGGGTCCGCCGCCCCTTCGCCCCATACGCGCCGCCGCCGGTAGTGATGACGAGCTGCCTTGGTTCAATAGCACGTGA